One genomic segment of Microbacterium sp. ProA8 includes these proteins:
- a CDS encoding DNA-3-methyladenine glycosylase — MVRDLWRAATRADLEHLPADVAPRLLGARLTTLVGGEKVAVRLTEVEAYHGRGTGTVPDPGSHARMGPTPRNATMWGEPGHLYVYLSHGIHSCVNVVCGPDGVAGGVLLRAGEVLEGTDAAARRRPAARTPRDLARGPGRLGDAVGLRHPVHDGIDAITGAALHGAVARLELLAEPLAEVASGPRVGVAGVAGTAVFPWRYWIPGDPTVSPFRWGRGAREVNAGM; from the coding sequence ATGGTGCGCGACCTCTGGCGAGCGGCGACCCGCGCCGACCTGGAGCATCTGCCCGCCGACGTCGCGCCGAGGCTGCTCGGGGCGCGGCTGACGACCCTGGTCGGCGGCGAGAAGGTGGCCGTGCGGCTGACCGAGGTCGAGGCGTACCACGGCCGCGGCACCGGCACGGTGCCCGATCCCGGCTCGCACGCGCGCATGGGGCCGACGCCGCGCAACGCCACGATGTGGGGCGAACCGGGGCACCTGTACGTCTACCTCAGCCACGGCATCCACTCCTGCGTCAACGTCGTGTGCGGACCGGACGGCGTCGCCGGCGGTGTGCTGCTGCGGGCGGGTGAGGTGCTGGAGGGCACGGATGCCGCGGCCCGCCGCCGACCGGCGGCCCGCACGCCGCGCGACCTCGCGCGCGGACCCGGCAGGCTGGGCGATGCGGTGGGGCTGCGGCATCCCGTGCACGACGGCATCGACGCCATCACGGGAGCCGCCCTGCACGGGGCGGTCGCCCGACTGGAGCTGCTCGCCGAGCCGCTGGCCGAGGTGGCGTCGGGCCCGCGCGTGGGCGTGGCGGGGGTGGCGGGCACTGCGGTGTTCCCGTGGCGCTACTGGATCCCGGGCGACCCGACGGTGTCGCCCTTCCGGTGGGGGCGCGGCGCACGCGAGGTCAACGCAGGGATGTGA
- a CDS encoding MFS transporter encodes MGNWFALVLLSVSQFIMVLDSTVMNVSISTVASDLGTDISGMQAAITFYALTMAAFMLTGGKLGDRWGRSLAFRIGSVVYGIGSLTTALSPNLTVLMIGWSLVEGLGAVLVIPAIAALAAINYEGRARVVAFAVLGAVTGGAAAAGPLIGGLVTTYSSWRYVFVAEAIVMTLVLIVSGRIKDVPGDRTLRIDLLSVVLSALGLALLVYGILQSKTWGWFVPLDPPEINGEPFAPLGISPVAYMILLSIVVLWLFVKRQQQLERTGRVPLLKVSLLRIPALRSGLTMFMAQYFAIAALFFVIPVYLQTILGFDALQTGLKILPLSVGLILFSVLGSRLSTVRSARNLGRIGQLTLGVGVLLVFVAVQPELADWLFATGMFVVGAGFGLLASQLGNVNMSAVEQSDTSEVGGLQGTFQNLGSSFGTAIVGSVFILLLTSGFTAAVQQSTTLPDDVREQVVATASKGAPIISQQQAEDLLTDAGADPEAATEVARLYADTQVESLRQSLFFVFALTVLGLLLSTGLPSRIPVPTARKDETPGP; translated from the coding sequence ATGGGGAACTGGTTCGCACTCGTCCTGCTGAGCGTCTCGCAGTTCATCATGGTGCTCGACAGCACGGTGATGAACGTCTCGATCTCGACCGTCGCCTCCGACCTCGGCACGGACATCTCGGGCATGCAGGCGGCCATCACCTTCTACGCACTCACGATGGCCGCGTTCATGCTCACCGGCGGCAAGCTCGGCGACCGCTGGGGCCGCAGCCTCGCGTTCCGGATCGGCTCCGTCGTCTACGGCATCGGCTCGCTGACGACGGCGTTGAGCCCCAACCTCACCGTCCTGATGATCGGGTGGTCGCTCGTCGAGGGCCTCGGTGCGGTGCTCGTGATCCCGGCGATCGCCGCCCTCGCCGCGATCAACTACGAGGGCCGCGCGCGCGTCGTCGCGTTCGCGGTGCTCGGCGCCGTCACCGGCGGCGCCGCGGCGGCCGGTCCCCTCATCGGCGGACTCGTCACCACCTACTCGTCGTGGCGGTACGTCTTCGTCGCCGAGGCGATCGTCATGACGCTCGTGCTGATCGTGTCGGGGCGCATCAAGGACGTTCCGGGCGACCGCACGCTGCGCATCGACCTGCTGAGCGTCGTGCTGTCGGCCCTGGGGCTCGCGCTGCTCGTGTACGGCATCCTGCAGAGCAAGACGTGGGGCTGGTTCGTGCCACTCGACCCTCCCGAGATCAACGGCGAGCCCTTCGCGCCGCTGGGCATCTCGCCCGTCGCCTACATGATCCTGCTGTCGATCGTCGTGCTGTGGCTGTTCGTGAAGCGCCAGCAGCAGCTCGAGCGCACGGGCCGGGTGCCGCTCCTCAAGGTCAGCCTGCTGCGCATCCCGGCGCTCCGCAGCGGTCTCACGATGTTCATGGCGCAGTACTTCGCGATCGCCGCGCTCTTCTTCGTCATCCCGGTGTACCTGCAGACGATCCTCGGCTTCGACGCCCTGCAGACCGGCCTGAAGATCCTCCCGCTGTCTGTCGGGCTCATCCTCTTCTCGGTGCTCGGCTCGCGACTGTCGACCGTCCGTTCCGCCCGGAACCTCGGCCGCATCGGACAGCTCACCCTCGGCGTCGGTGTGCTGCTGGTGTTCGTGGCGGTGCAGCCGGAGCTCGCCGACTGGCTGTTCGCGACCGGCATGTTCGTGGTGGGCGCCGGCTTCGGGCTGCTCGCCTCGCAGCTCGGCAACGTCAACATGTCGGCGGTGGAGCAGTCCGACACGTCCGAGGTCGGCGGCCTGCAGGGCACGTTCCAGAATCTCGGCTCGTCGTTCGGCACGGCGATCGTCGGCTCCGTCTTCATCCTGCTGCTGACCTCGGGCTTCACCGCCGCGGTGCAGCAGAGCACGACGCTTCCCGACGACGTGCGCGAGCAGGTCGTCGCCACCGCCTCGAAGGGCGCGCCGATCATCTCCCAGCAGCAGGCCGAGGATCTCTTGACGGATGCCGGAGCCGACCCCGAGGCCGCCACCGAGGTCGCCCGGCTCTACGCCGACACCCAGGTCGAGTCGCTCCGCCAATCGCTGTTCTTCGTGTTCGCACTGACGGTGCTCGGGCTCCTGCTGTCGACCGGTCTGCCGTCGAGGATCCCGGTGCCGACCGCGCGGAAGGACGAAACGCCCGGCCCGTGA
- a CDS encoding TIGR03943 family protein, with the protein MGTRWLGVGLAAALAVVTITLAVTDRLALYINPDSTWFAVSMAVLVLVGTVASFALPLGAEADHGHDHGHGSAGAPGVSSRFARSTTGAEGGGGGVSSRRPRSTTGSPVVERARNERVETLEPMRDHDHDARHPAAVTATVLGGVAASGVVVLTLVLPPASLSAELAMSRDVGATPLFGGADTVQLASTGDTASFGVGDWATVFATATNPEAFDGDAIELTGFVTPADAAADGAFDLTRLVITHCVIDAQPASLPVVGAVASPGTGQWVTITGTVRSSSDGRLVVDAGAVEEIAEPEDPYEY; encoded by the coding sequence GTGGGCACGCGGTGGCTCGGCGTCGGGCTCGCCGCCGCGCTCGCCGTGGTCACCATCACGCTCGCCGTCACCGACCGGCTCGCGCTGTACATCAACCCGGACTCGACCTGGTTCGCCGTATCGATGGCGGTGCTGGTGCTCGTCGGCACCGTGGCGTCGTTCGCGCTGCCGCTCGGCGCCGAGGCCGACCACGGCCACGACCACGGCCACGGTTCTGCGGGGGCGCCGGGCGTTTCGTCTCGCTTCGCTCGCTCAACGACCGGGGCCGAAGGCGGGGGCGGTGGCGTTTCGTCTCGTCGCCCTCGCTCGACCACCGGGAGTCCGGTCGTTGAGCGAGCGAGGAACGAGCGAGTCGAAACGCTCGAGCCGATGCGCGACCACGACCACGACGCGCGCCACCCCGCGGCCGTGACGGCCACCGTCCTCGGCGGGGTCGCGGCTTCCGGTGTGGTCGTGCTGACGCTGGTGCTGCCGCCGGCGTCGCTGTCGGCCGAGCTCGCCATGTCGCGCGACGTCGGGGCGACGCCCCTCTTCGGCGGCGCCGACACCGTGCAGCTGGCCTCGACCGGCGACACCGCGTCGTTCGGCGTCGGCGACTGGGCGACGGTGTTCGCGACCGCGACCAACCCCGAGGCGTTCGACGGCGACGCGATCGAGCTCACCGGCTTCGTCACCCCGGCGGACGCCGCGGCCGACGGCGCCTTCGATCTCACGCGCCTGGTCATCACGCACTGCGTGATCGACGCGCAGCCCGCGAGCCTGCCCGTCGTCGGCGCCGTCGCATCGCCGGGCACCGGACAGTGGGTGACGATCACGGGCACCGTGCGCTCTTCGTCCGACGGTCGTCTCGTGGTCGACGCCGGCGCGGTCGAGGAGATCGCGGAGCCCGAGGACCCGTATGAGTACTGA
- a CDS encoding permease — protein sequence MTDAAPRPSAQARTLLWLGVGLALVAGLFLVDWLAPTLFPASLPTRAQDGLTLAISVLIESLPFVALGVVLSIVVQVWVPPGVIERWMPRRAWARRAVLSLLGMIVPVCECGNVPFARGLLMRGFSVPETLTFLIAAPIVNPIVILTTHQAFGFSDGILVARILGGYAIANLIGWLYSRHPSPDALLTDRFRDTCELVTHEPGGRWRRTLAQFVIELRAVMPALVIGSALAGAVQVLIPREALLAIGANPALSIVAMMALAMVVSICSNVDAFFALSFASTFTPGSIVAFLLVGPLVDVKMLALMRTTFTWRTLAGIVVVVVLSAFVIGTAVNLLA from the coding sequence ATGACGGATGCCGCGCCGCGGCCGTCCGCGCAGGCGCGCACGCTGCTGTGGCTCGGCGTGGGCCTCGCCCTCGTCGCCGGACTGTTCCTCGTCGACTGGCTCGCGCCCACGCTGTTCCCGGCATCCCTGCCCACCCGTGCCCAGGACGGGCTCACGCTCGCGATCAGCGTGCTCATCGAGTCGCTGCCGTTCGTCGCCCTCGGCGTCGTGCTGTCGATCGTCGTGCAGGTGTGGGTGCCGCCGGGGGTCATCGAGCGATGGATGCCGCGCCGCGCGTGGGCGCGCCGCGCGGTGCTGTCGCTGCTCGGCATGATCGTGCCCGTCTGCGAGTGCGGCAACGTGCCGTTCGCGCGCGGCCTGCTGATGCGCGGCTTCTCGGTGCCCGAGACGCTCACGTTCCTCATCGCGGCGCCGATCGTGAACCCCATCGTGATCCTCACGACGCACCAGGCGTTCGGCTTCAGCGACGGCATCCTCGTCGCGCGCATCCTCGGCGGGTACGCGATCGCCAACCTCATCGGGTGGCTGTACTCGCGGCATCCGTCTCCCGACGCCCTGCTCACCGACCGCTTCCGCGACACGTGCGAGCTCGTCACGCACGAACCGGGAGGCAGGTGGCGCCGCACGCTCGCGCAGTTCGTGATCGAGCTGCGCGCCGTGATGCCGGCGCTCGTCATCGGCTCGGCGCTGGCCGGGGCGGTGCAGGTGCTGATCCCGCGCGAGGCGCTGCTGGCCATCGGCGCGAACCCCGCGCTGTCGATCGTCGCGATGATGGCGCTCGCGATGGTGGTGTCGATCTGCTCGAACGTCGACGCGTTCTTCGCGCTGTCGTTCGCCTCGACGTTCACGCCGGGGTCGATCGTCGCGTTCCTGCTCGTCGGCCCGCTCGTCGACGTCAAGATGCTCGCCCTCATGCGCACGACCTTCACGTGGCGGACGCTCGCCGGCATCGTCGTCGTGGTGGTGCTGTCGGCCTTCGTCATCGGGACGGCGGTGAACCTCCTTGCGTAA
- a CDS encoding transcriptional repressor: protein MVQRNTWQRERVREALSDARGFVSAQSLHAALRDENTGIGLATVYRTLAGLAAQGDADSLQSPEGEALYRACTSTGHHHHLICRSCGLTVEIEATDVEQWAKRTAERHGFRDAEHVVDIFGLCGSCAAAADDKRDAERDAI, encoded by the coding sequence ATGGTCCAGCGCAACACGTGGCAGCGCGAGCGCGTGCGCGAAGCCCTCTCGGACGCCCGCGGATTCGTGAGCGCACAGTCGCTGCACGCCGCCCTCCGCGACGAGAACACCGGCATCGGGCTGGCGACCGTGTACCGGACGCTCGCCGGGCTCGCCGCCCAGGGCGACGCCGATTCGCTGCAGAGCCCCGAGGGCGAGGCGCTCTACCGCGCCTGCACCAGCACGGGCCACCACCACCACCTGATCTGCCGCTCCTGCGGGCTCACCGTCGAGATCGAGGCGACCGACGTCGAGCAGTGGGCGAAGCGCACGGCCGAGCGCCACGGATTCCGCGACGCCGAGCACGTCGTCGACATCTTCGGGCTCTGCGGGTCGTGTGCGGCGGCCGCCGACGACAAGCGTGACGCCGAGCGTGACGCGATCTGA
- a CDS encoding metal ABC transporter permease produces MNWEDIADAMFGGLPFYGEILGLVSNSVWAGAVLGLVGGLVGVFVMQRDMAFAVHGISELSFAGAAAALLIGWDVVTGSIIGSLIAAAIIGVLGAKARDRNSIIGVLMPFGLGLGILFLSLYDGRSANRFSLLTGQIVSVQSDQLGWLIGIGAVVLLGLLLIWRPLRFDSLDAQSAAARGVPTTAVSLVFMLLLGLIVAVAVHIIGALLVMALLVTPAAAAVRIASGPLSVPLLSALFGFVSAVGGILLAIMGTLPVSPYITTISFAIYVVCRIVGARRDRVTRAAA; encoded by the coding sequence GTGAACTGGGAAGACATCGCCGACGCGATGTTCGGCGGGCTGCCCTTCTACGGCGAGATCCTCGGACTGGTATCGAACTCGGTGTGGGCCGGCGCCGTGCTGGGGCTCGTCGGCGGGCTCGTCGGCGTGTTCGTCATGCAGCGGGACATGGCGTTCGCCGTCCACGGCATCAGCGAGCTGTCGTTCGCGGGCGCCGCCGCGGCGCTGCTCATCGGATGGGACGTCGTCACCGGGTCGATCATCGGGTCTCTGATCGCCGCGGCGATCATCGGGGTGCTCGGGGCGAAGGCCCGCGACCGCAATTCGATCATCGGCGTGCTGATGCCGTTCGGGCTGGGCCTCGGCATCCTGTTCCTCTCGCTCTACGACGGCCGCAGCGCCAACCGCTTCAGCCTGCTCACCGGACAGATCGTGTCGGTGCAGTCGGACCAGCTCGGCTGGCTGATCGGCATCGGCGCCGTCGTGCTGCTGGGCCTGCTGCTGATCTGGCGCCCCCTGCGGTTCGACTCGCTCGACGCGCAGTCGGCCGCCGCGCGCGGCGTGCCGACCACCGCCGTTTCGCTCGTGTTCATGCTGCTGCTGGGGCTCATCGTCGCCGTCGCGGTGCACATCATCGGCGCGCTGCTCGTCATGGCCCTGCTCGTGACGCCCGCCGCTGCGGCCGTGCGGATCGCGTCGGGGCCGCTCTCGGTGCCCCTCCTGTCGGCGCTGTTCGGCTTCGTGTCGGCGGTAGGCGGCATCCTGCTCGCGATCATGGGGACCCTCCCCGTGAGCCCGTACATCACGACGATCTCGTTCGCCATCTACGTCGTGTGCCGCATCGTCGGAGCCCGCCGCGACCGCGTGACGAGGGCGGCCGCGTGA
- a CDS encoding metal ABC transporter ATP-binding protein, giving the protein MTPASAHAGRPVVLSIRNAALQRGDRELWSGLDLDVHAGEVVAVLGPSGSGKTTLLRAILGLEPLSRGEITVEGAPVTSRGNRRIGYIPQARPLPRDTSLRGRDLIALGVDGHRFGPPIPRRGDRARVETLIDAVGAREFADRPVGLLSGGEQQRLRAGQALADDPPLLLCDEPLTSLDLANQQAVIGLIDRHRREKDAAVLLVTHDINPVLGKVDRILYIANGRFTLGTPQEVLRSDVLTALYGAHVFVLRAGDRLVVVGAPDAEASHHHHDGEAHA; this is encoded by the coding sequence GTGACACCCGCCTCTGCGCACGCCGGTCGTCCCGTGGTGCTGAGCATCAGGAACGCTGCCCTGCAGCGCGGCGACCGCGAGCTGTGGTCGGGACTCGACCTCGACGTGCACGCCGGCGAGGTGGTCGCCGTGCTCGGGCCCAGCGGCTCGGGCAAGACCACCCTGCTGCGGGCGATCCTGGGACTCGAGCCGCTCTCGCGCGGCGAGATCACCGTCGAGGGCGCACCCGTCACGAGCCGCGGCAACCGGCGCATCGGCTACATCCCGCAGGCCCGGCCGCTGCCCCGCGACACCTCGCTGCGCGGACGCGACCTCATCGCCCTCGGGGTCGACGGCCACCGCTTCGGCCCGCCGATCCCGCGACGCGGCGATCGCGCCCGCGTCGAGACGCTCATCGACGCCGTCGGCGCGCGCGAGTTCGCCGATCGGCCGGTCGGGCTCCTCTCGGGCGGCGAGCAGCAGCGCCTGCGCGCGGGCCAGGCCCTCGCCGACGATCCGCCGCTGCTGCTGTGCGACGAGCCGCTCACGAGCCTCGACCTCGCCAACCAGCAGGCCGTCATCGGTCTCATCGACCGGCATCGCCGCGAGAAGGATGCCGCGGTGCTGCTCGTGACGCACGACATCAACCCGGTGCTCGGCAAGGTCGACCGCATCCTCTACATCGCCAACGGCCGCTTCACGCTGGGGACGCCGCAGGAGGTGCTGCGCTCCGACGTGCTCACCGCGCTCTACGGCGCGCACGTCTTCGTGCTGCGCGCCGGCGACCGGCTCGTGGTGGTCGGCGCGCCGGATGCCGAGGCATCCCATCACCACCACGACGGTGAGGCGCACGCGTGA
- a CDS encoding zinc ABC transporter substrate-binding protein, whose amino-acid sequence MTSLRRFLPVFGLGAASALVLAGCAGTAEAGDEASGKLSVVASTNVYGQIAAEVGGDLVDVTSIVSNESQDPHSFEPSARDQLAVSKADLIIENGGGYDAFIDALIESSGTEAPVVTAVEYSHDWPDNAGHADPPAEGSAEETDPTGTEAAETDAAADAADEHAADEHAADEHEADEHEHDHVEGFNEHVWYDPHTIAHVASAIADELGELSPADAETFIANAEAFGAEVETLEASLGDIGAAHGGEKVFVTEPVPVYLIEAAGLENATPEAFSEAVEEGQDVAPATLLESLALVRGGDVSVVITNAQTGGAETQEIVDEADGLGIPVIAFSETLPEGETYISWMQANIEALSTALQA is encoded by the coding sequence ATGACTTCGCTGCGACGCTTTCTGCCCGTGTTCGGCCTGGGGGCGGCATCCGCCCTCGTCCTCGCCGGATGCGCGGGCACGGCCGAGGCGGGCGACGAGGCGAGCGGAAAGCTCTCGGTCGTCGCGTCGACGAACGTCTACGGGCAGATCGCGGCCGAGGTCGGCGGCGACCTCGTGGACGTCACCTCGATCGTCAGCAACGAGTCGCAGGACCCGCACTCGTTCGAGCCCAGCGCGCGCGACCAGCTCGCGGTGTCGAAGGCCGACCTCATCATCGAGAACGGCGGCGGCTACGACGCGTTCATCGACGCGCTCATCGAGTCGAGCGGCACCGAGGCCCCGGTCGTCACCGCGGTCGAGTACTCGCACGACTGGCCCGACAACGCCGGCCACGCCGACCCGCCCGCCGAGGGGAGCGCCGAGGAGACGGACCCCACCGGGACGGAGGCGGCAGAGACGGATGCCGCCGCCGACGCGGCGGACGAGCACGCGGCCGATGAGCACGCGGCGGATGAGCATGAAGCGGACGAGCACGAGCACGACCACGTCGAGGGCTTCAACGAGCACGTCTGGTACGACCCGCACACGATCGCGCACGTCGCCTCTGCGATCGCCGATGAGCTCGGTGAGCTGAGCCCGGCCGACGCCGAGACCTTCATCGCGAACGCCGAGGCGTTCGGCGCCGAGGTCGAGACGCTCGAGGCCTCGCTCGGCGACATCGGCGCCGCGCACGGCGGCGAGAAGGTGTTCGTCACCGAGCCGGTGCCGGTGTACCTGATCGAGGCCGCAGGGCTCGAGAACGCGACCCCCGAGGCGTTCAGCGAGGCCGTCGAGGAGGGGCAGGATGTCGCGCCCGCGACGCTGCTCGAATCCCTCGCGCTCGTGCGGGGCGGTGACGTGAGCGTCGTGATCACCAACGCGCAGACCGGCGGCGCCGAGACGCAGGAGATCGTCGACGAGGCCGACGGGCTCGGCATCCCGGTGATCGCGTTTTCGGAAACGCTGCCCGAGGGGGAGACTTACATCTCGTGGATGCAGGCGAACATCGAGGCGCTGAGTACGGCGCTGCAGGCGTGA
- a CDS encoding glycosyltransferase, which yields MSDPSLPSGLPCRRQLAVTWGIPDRYGGMTAALLHRSRLFARAGATADVVTFESRPDYDVVRADLEERGELDDGVVLRNIYEDFRAATRTAMPAPSRPSPAPAARPPDDEIVTAAGTVRRWTTGDVLVRVEHLRADGTLAVLEQLPRADASTRVVTALDVHGRVTGRWESLRRFRFAWLDEVLAGEPAVAVVDSKVAAHSLQHYRRANVTLIHLVHGAHHDAAGRLTQSRRELFEHLDRWDAVCFLTERQRDTAIAALGDTGGLHVVHNAVTVPDRMPLRPPDRLHGVIVSRLSRLKRLDQALEVMARVRALGVPVTAEIVGDGPDRRRLEKEAARLGLDGVVRFAGYTTNAAERFADGAWTLLTSRSEGESLSLLEAMGAGCVPVAYDIPYGPAELIRPGRTGHLVADGDIAAATAALVELCTLDDDAFAELRRSARRVAEEGHSDDAALARWAEVERAAMRRHDDSRRRARRSFVRRAVGRAVRVSRGAVRALRGSTPHPR from the coding sequence ATGTCGGATCCGTCGCTCCCGAGCGGGCTGCCCTGCCGACGGCAGCTCGCGGTGACCTGGGGAATCCCCGACCGCTACGGCGGCATGACGGCGGCTCTCCTGCACCGCTCGCGACTGTTCGCACGCGCCGGCGCGACAGCCGACGTCGTGACCTTCGAGTCGCGGCCCGACTACGACGTCGTGCGCGCCGACCTCGAGGAGCGCGGCGAGCTCGACGACGGAGTCGTGCTGCGCAACATCTACGAGGACTTCCGTGCGGCAACCCGCACCGCGATGCCGGCGCCGTCGCGGCCGTCCCCGGCGCCCGCGGCGCGCCCGCCCGACGATGAGATCGTCACCGCCGCCGGCACGGTGCGTCGCTGGACGACCGGCGACGTGCTCGTGCGGGTCGAGCATCTCCGCGCCGACGGCACCCTCGCCGTCCTCGAGCAGCTGCCGCGTGCGGATGCCTCCACCCGGGTCGTGACCGCCCTCGATGTCCACGGGCGCGTCACGGGCCGGTGGGAGTCGCTCCGGCGCTTCCGCTTCGCCTGGCTGGACGAGGTGCTCGCCGGCGAGCCCGCGGTGGCGGTGGTCGACAGCAAGGTCGCGGCCCACTCGCTGCAGCACTACCGCCGTGCGAACGTCACGCTGATCCACCTGGTGCACGGCGCGCACCACGACGCCGCGGGGCGGCTGACGCAATCGCGTCGCGAGCTGTTCGAGCACCTCGACCGGTGGGATGCGGTCTGCTTCCTCACCGAGCGCCAGCGCGACACGGCGATCGCCGCGCTCGGCGACACCGGCGGACTCCACGTCGTCCACAATGCGGTGACCGTGCCGGATCGGATGCCGCTGCGGCCGCCCGACCGGCTGCACGGCGTGATCGTGTCGCGGCTCAGCCGTCTCAAGCGCCTCGATCAGGCCCTGGAGGTGATGGCGCGCGTGCGAGCGCTCGGCGTGCCGGTGACCGCCGAGATCGTGGGGGACGGCCCCGACCGCCGACGCCTCGAGAAGGAGGCGGCCCGGCTCGGCCTCGACGGTGTGGTGCGCTTCGCCGGCTACACGACGAACGCTGCGGAGCGCTTCGCGGACGGCGCGTGGACGCTCCTCACCAGCCGCTCCGAGGGCGAGTCACTGTCGCTCCTCGAGGCGATGGGCGCCGGCTGCGTGCCCGTCGCGTACGACATCCCCTACGGCCCGGCCGAGCTGATCCGGCCGGGCCGCACGGGTCACCTCGTGGCCGACGGAGACATCGCCGCCGCGACCGCGGCGCTCGTCGAGCTCTGCACGCTCGATGACGACGCCTTCGCCGAACTGCGGCGCAGCGCGCGGCGCGTGGCCGAGGAGGGTCACAGCGATGACGCGGCACTCGCCCGGTGGGCCGAGGTCGAGCGTGCCGCGATGCGCCGGCACGACGACAGCCGCCGGCGGGCCCGCCGCTCGTTCGTGCGCCGCGCGGTCGGACGCGCGGTGCGGGTCAGTCGAGGAGCAGTGCGGGCTCTTCGAGGATCGACGCCACATCCGCGATGA
- a CDS encoding dihydrolipoamide acetyltransferase family protein: MSSTQTFVLPDVGEGLTEAEIVQWRVGPGDSVAVNDVLVEIETAKSLVELPSPFAGTVGELLAAEGDTVNVGTAIITISSTTDAASPATVGQSEHGEPAEAAEGAGAVLVGYGTGGHVQSRRRRPAVPAAERVAASVGIIAKPPIRKLARDLGVELAAVAPSGPAGEVTRDDVVRHASQASVFRNIETPEWGDVREETISVAAPATAARSTPGPAEVAPSTPAPDAAGREETIAVKGVRKATSSAMVQSAYSAPHVSVWTDVDATRTMELVKRLKTSPDFADVKVSPLLIMARAVIWAARRTPMVNAAWVDAEGGAEIRVRRYVNLGIAAATPRGLLVPNIKDAQDLSMRELARALEKLTLTAREGKTTPADQHGGTITITNIGVFGMDAGTPIINPGEAGIVALGTIRQKPWVVDGEVRPRWVTTVAGSFDHRVVDGDGMSRFIADVASILEEPALLLD, translated from the coding sequence ATGAGCTCGACCCAGACGTTCGTCCTCCCCGATGTCGGCGAAGGCCTCACCGAGGCCGAGATCGTTCAGTGGCGGGTGGGCCCGGGCGACAGCGTCGCGGTCAACGACGTGCTCGTCGAGATCGAGACCGCGAAGTCGCTGGTCGAGCTGCCCTCGCCGTTCGCCGGCACCGTCGGCGAGCTGCTCGCCGCCGAGGGCGACACGGTGAACGTCGGCACGGCGATCATCACCATCTCTTCGACGACGGATGCCGCGTCCCCGGCGACCGTCGGGCAGTCCGAGCACGGCGAACCCGCCGAAGCGGCCGAGGGCGCGGGCGCCGTGCTCGTCGGGTACGGGACGGGCGGTCATGTCCAGTCGCGCCGTCGCAGGCCCGCGGTGCCGGCGGCCGAGCGAGTCGCGGCATCCGTCGGCATCATCGCGAAGCCCCCGATCCGCAAGCTCGCCCGCGATCTCGGGGTGGAGCTGGCCGCGGTCGCGCCGAGCGGCCCCGCCGGTGAGGTCACCCGCGACGACGTCGTGCGCCACGCGTCGCAGGCGAGCGTCTTCCGCAACATCGAGACGCCCGAGTGGGGCGACGTGCGCGAAGAGACCATCTCGGTCGCCGCGCCGGCGACCGCCGCCCGGTCGACGCCCGGCCCCGCGGAGGTCGCGCCGTCGACGCCCGCTCCCGACGCCGCCGGCCGTGAGGAGACCATCGCGGTCAAGGGCGTGCGCAAGGCCACGTCGTCGGCGATGGTGCAGTCGGCGTACTCGGCCCCGCACGTCTCGGTGTGGACCGACGTCGACGCCACTCGCACGATGGAGCTGGTCAAGCGGCTGAAGACCTCGCCGGACTTCGCGGACGTCAAGGTCTCGCCGCTGCTCATCATGGCGCGCGCCGTGATCTGGGCCGCGCGGCGCACCCCGATGGTCAATGCCGCGTGGGTGGATGCCGAGGGCGGCGCCGAGATCCGCGTCCGGCGCTACGTCAACCTCGGGATCGCCGCGGCGACTCCGCGCGGGCTCCTGGTGCCGAACATCAAGGACGCGCAGGATCTCTCGATGCGCGAACTGGCCCGGGCGCTGGAGAAGCTCACGCTGACCGCGCGGGAGGGGAAGACCACCCCCGCCGACCAGCACGGCGGCACCATCACCATCACCAACATCGGTGTCTTCGGCATGGACGCGGGCACCCCGATCATCAACCCGGGCGAGGCCGGGATCGTGGCGCTGGGCACGATCCGCCAGAAGCCGTGGGTCGTCGACGGCGAGGTGCGTCCGCGCTGGGTGACCACGGTCGCCGGCTCGTTCGACCACCGGGTCGTCGACGGCGACGGGATGTCGCGCTTCATCGCGGATGTGGCGTCGATCCTCGAAGAGCCCGCACTGCTCCTCGACTGA